In the Phaeobacter piscinae genome, TCAGGGGATCGGCGACATCGCCGGTCCCTTTTTTATTTTTGCCCCGGTGGCAGAACCTAACCAGTTCTCAACGGCTTTGCGTTAGGGCAGGGCGCAACAGTTTGTTAAGGCCCCGCGGTTTCATCCGGCAGCAAGATGAGTGTTGGTATTCTTCGAGAGGAGCAAGGGCATGAGTTTGGATCATAAAAGAGCAGAACAGCCCGTGATCGATGCAGGACGTTTTGTTCTGCGCCCATTGCGCAAATCTGATGAGGGGCTGATTGCCCATTATGTCAGCGATGAACGCGTTGCCCGCATGACGACCGCTATTCCACACCCGCTGCCGCCGGGCGCGATTGAGGCTTTTGTTGCCCGCGCCCTGGATGAGGACCGCGATGAAGATGTCTGGGCCATCGATGGCACCGCAGACGGTGGCGAGGAGCTGAAGGGCGTTATCAGCCTCAAGCGGCTTGACCGCGACCAGAGCGAAGTCGGCTATTGGATTGCCCCGGTGTTTTGGAACAATGGCCTTGCCTCAGACGCGTTGCGCGCTTTGGTCGAGACCAATCCGCAAGGGTGCAACGCGCTCTTTGCCAGTGCGTTTCAGGACAATCCGGCCTCCGCACGTGTGCTGACCCATTGCGGGTTTGAGTATCTTGGCGATGCCGAGACCTTCTCCGTGGCGCGCGATGCAACCGTGCCAACCTGGACCTACAGCCGAAAACTGTGATTGGCGCGCCGCGCGGTTTGCGTTAAGTCGGGGCAGCAAGCCCCGGCACCGTCGGTACGCCCCATCTTATCCCTGCGCCCCTGGCGGCAGGTCATCAGCAAGGAGCTGACATGAAATTCCTCGATCTGGCCAAAGTCTACATTCGCTCCGGCGCGGGCGGGAACGGCTGCGTCAGCTTTCGCCGTGAAAAATTTATGGAATATGGCGGTCCCGACGGTGGTGACGGTGGTCGCGGTGGTTCCGTCTGGGTTGAGGTGACCGAAGGGCTGAACACGCTGATCGACTTCCGCTATCAGCAGCATTTCTTCGCCAAGAATGGCCAGTCTGGCATGGGCCGTCAGCGCACCGGCAAAGATGGCGATGATATCGTCCTGCGGGTTCCTGTCGGTACCGAGATCATGGATGAGGATCAGGAGACTGTTCTGGCCGACCTCACCGAGGTGGGGGAGCGTTTCCTGCTGGCAAAAGGCGGCAATGGCGGCTTTGGCAACCTGCATTTCAAAAGCGCGACCAACCAGGCTCCGCGTCGGGCCAATTCCGGTCAGGACGGGATTGAGCGCACCATCTGGCTGCGCCTGAAGCTGATCGCCGACGTCGGTCTGCTGGGCCTGCCCAATGCGGGCAAATCCACCTTCCTATCCGCGACCTCCAACGCGCGGCCCAAAATCGCTGACTACCCGTTTACCACGTTGCATCCCAACCTCGGCGTTGTGGGCATTGATGGGGTTGAATTTGTGGTGGCTGATATTCCCGGTCTGATTGCCGGCGCTCATGAGGGGCGTGGCATTGGCGACCGGTTCCTGGGGCATGTGGAGCGCTGCGCGGTGCTCTTGCATCTGGTAGATGGCACCTCGGACACCATTGCTGAGGATTATCAAACCATCATCAATGAGCTGGAAGCCTATGGTGGTGAGCTGGCGGAGAAGCCCCGTATCACGGCGCTGAACAAGATCGACTCCCTTGATGATGAAGAGCGCGCCGAGGCCAAGGCCGCGCTGGAGGCTGCGGTCGGTGGACCTGTGTTCATGATGTCAGGTGTCAGCCGCGAAGGTCTGAACGAGGTGCTGCGGTCCATGCGGACCCAGATCGACGAAGATCGTCTGCGCCAGAAACCCCAAGAGGAGCAGGACACGTGGCAACCCTGACCAACGCCCAGCGTATCGTTGTCAAAATCGGGTCCGCCCTGTTGGTGGACCGGACAAGCGGTGCATTGCGGGCGGATTGGTTGCGGGCCTTGGCGGCGGATGTTGCCTGGCTGAAATCCATGGGCAAGGATGTGATCCTTGTCTCATCCGGCTCTATCGCGTTGGGGCGTCGGGTGCTGGGGTTGGCGGCACAGGAGTTGCCGCTGGAGCAGTCCCAGGCCGCGGCAGCCGTTGGTCAAATCCGGCTCGCAGGCGCCTATGAGGAGGCATTGGCCCCGCATGAGATCACCACCGCGCAAGTGCTGGTCACATTGGAAGACAGCGCCGACCGACGCCGCTATCTGAATTCCCGCGCCACGTTGGAGACGCTGATTGGCTTGGGCGTTGTGCCCATCGTTAATGAAAATGACACCATCGCCACCGATGAGATCCGCTATGGCGATAACGACCGGCTGGCGGCGCAGGTGGCGGTCACGGTTGGCGCCGATGCGCTCATCCTGCTGTCGGATGTTGATGGGTTCTACACAGCCAACCCGGCGTTGGATCCCACCGCCCGGCGCTATGACATCATCGACCAGATCACACCTGAGATTGAGGCGATGGCCGGCGATGGTGTTTCGGGCCTCTCCAAGGGCGGGATGATCACCAAGCTTCTGGCGGCCAAAATGGCAACGGCGGCGGGTTGTGCTATGGCGATTACCGAAGGTTCGCCTGATAATCCACTGAAGTTGCTTGAAAATGGTGCGGCCTCGACGTGGTTCGCCGCGCAGGATGATCCGCAGGTTGCACGCAAGCGCTGGATCGCGGCGATGAAGACACGCGGTGTGGTTTCTGTGGATGAAGGCGCGGCACGGGCACTCGGTTCCGGCAAGAGTCTATTGCCCGCTGGCATCCGACACATCGAAGGAGACTTTGGCCGCGGTGAGCCGCTGGCCATCCTGGGCCCAGACGGGCGAAAACTGGGGCAGGGGCTTAGCCGGTATACAGCCGAGGAGGCGTCTGCCATCAAAGGGTGCCAGTCGATCGAGATCGAGGCCATCCTTGGTTATGCGGGCCGCGCTGCTGTCATTCACCGTGATGATATGGCGCTGTAACCGTGATCCATGTTAGGGCTGACCCCGCCTGACCGCGAGATGTGTCAAAGAGGGTCTACAAAGGGTTTCAACCAATGAATGAGACGCAAGATATTGCTGCGCTGATGGCCGATATTGGCAAACGCGCAAAGCAGGCTGCCGCAAAGCTGGCGACAGCCACTGCTGAACGCAAAACGGCGGCGCTGAATGCGGCCGCGGATGCAGTTTGGGACACTCGTTCGGAGATCCTGTCGGCCAATGCCAAGGATCTTGATTTCGGTCGCAGTAAAGGGCTATCGCCCGCCATGATGGACCGGCTGTCGCTGGATGAGGACCGGATTTCGGGGATCGTCGCTGGGCTGCGCGCGGTTGCCGCACAACCCGACCCCGTGGGGGAGGTGTTGGCGGAGTGGTCACAGCCCTCTGGGTTGGACATTCAGCGGGTGCGCACTCCACTTGGGGTGATCGGCGTGATCTACGAAAGCCGCCCGAATGTGACAGCGGATGCCGGGGCGCTGTGCCTCAAATCCGGCAATGCGGTGATCCTGCGGGGCGGGTCGGAGAGTTTTCATTCCAGTCAGGCCATTCATGGCTGTTTGGCTGCGGGTCTGCGTGCCGCCAACCTGCCTGAGGACGCTGTTCAGCTGGTGCCGACGCGCGATCGCGCGGCTGTGCAGGAGCTGCTCACCATGACCGATACGGTTGATGTGATTGTTCCGCGTGGCGGTAAGGGGTTGGTGGGGCTAGTCCAGCGCGAGGCGCGGGTGCCGGTCTTTGCACATTTGGAGGGCATCGTGCACATCTACCTCGATAAAGATGCAGATCCGCAAAAGGCGCTGGAGATCGTTCTGAACGCAAAAACCCGCAGGACGGGCATCTGTGGCGCGGCAGAATGTCTGCTAATCCACCGTGATATTGCCGAGACAATCGGCCGGGATGTGCTGACGGCGCTGGCGACAGCAGGGGTGGAAATCCGGGCTGAGGCTGGCTTGCCGGGGCCGGATGGCATGACAGCCGCCACAAGCGCGGATTGGGGCTGCGAATATCTGGATGCGATTATCGCGGCCAAGCAGGTCGAGGATATCGACACCGCGATTGCCCATATCCGTGCCCATCATTCGCAGCACACCGATTGCATCATCACCGAAAACGATGGTGCTGTGGCGCAGTTCTTCGCTGAGCTGGATAGCGCGATCCTGATGCACAATGCTTCAACCCAGTTTGCCGATGGTGGTGAATTTGGCATGGGAGCGGAGATCGGCATTGCGACGGGCAAGATGCACGCACGTGGGCCTGTCGGGGCGGCGCAGTTGACCAGCTTCAAATATCTGGTGCGTGGCCATGGTGCCGTCCGCAACTAATTCCGGACCAGACTGACATTAAAAAAGCGCTGCAAGTGATTGCAGCGCTTTCATTATATCCAAGATTCAATCCAGCCTAGATATGGCCAGACTAGAAATGGCCAGCTTAGAAATGGACCGTGACGCGTTCCAGCGTCTGTTCCACACGGACGGTGCGGCCCAGATCTTTTGCCGCCTCGGGCAGCATCGCGAACTGAACCAGCGCGGGTGTGACGGTTGCCGAGGAGGTGCCGCCGCTGACGCGCGCCCAGAGATCATCATCAATATTCAGCTTGCTGCCCTCACCGATGACGGTCCATTTCCCGTCGGCACAGAGGATCTTGACGGTGCCGCCATAGGGCAGGCCGGTTTCCAGGCACAGCGCCGCGAGGAAGGCAAGCCGTACCTCCGTCCGGCTGGAGGCCTCCTGCGGGGCCCATTGATATTTCAACCGGCCCCCTTTGCCGATATCTTCGAGAACGGAGACCACTTCGGCCCGGCTAATCTGCTGATCGCTGGCCGCGCCAAAAGCAATCCGAAAGAACCGGATACGGGCATTGGCATTGGCCACGCTGTCGGAGATCAACTCCAGCTCGGGACCGGACATATCTCCAGACATTCCAAGCAGTTCCAGCCCGTTGTTGATCGCGCCGATCGGGCTGATCAGGTCGTGGCAAATGCGCGACCCTATCAAAGCCGCGAGATTAGCGTTATCTACTGACATATCTTTCCTCCGAAGTGGGCCCTCACACATGAACGACCTGAACGCTATACTTGCCCCTGGCATGTTCGTGACCCATCCCGACCACCCCGAGTGGGGCACCGGGCAGGTTCAGTCCAACGCTGCCGGCAAGATCACCGTGAATTTCCCCGATCAGGGTAAGGTGGTGTTCAACGGCGCTCAGGTGGCCCTTATTCCAGTCTTTGATCCGTCATAAGCGTTGATGAACGGTTAACGCCTGTTCACCAATTTGAACGAAACTTGCACATGCCGTGCCTTATAGGCTAGCTGCACGCAAGGCAAACCATTGTTGAGCAAGGTCATGGGCGGCAGTTCTCCTGCGTTTCAGGTCAAACTGGCACAGACATCAGCGGATTTACGCGCGGCGCAGGCGCTTCGGTACGACGTCTTTGTCAGCGAACTGGGCGGTGGTGGGGCTATGGTGGACCATGATGCCGGTTTGGAGCGGGATCATTTCGATGCGTTTTGTGACCACCTGCTGCTCTGGGATCTGGAGCGCAATGCGGTGGTGGGTGTCTATCGTCTGCTGCGGAGCGATCAGGCCCTGCGCGCGGGGCAATTCTATTCCGAGGGCGAATATGATCTCTCCAAACTGACAGCATCGGGTCGTAAGCTGTTGGAACTGGGGCGATCCTGCCTGCATCCGGATTACCGCGGTGGCACCGCCATGTTCCATCTGTGGTCCGCTTTGGCAGACTATGTGGCGGAACATGAGGTTGAAATCCTGTTTGGCGTTGCCAGCTTTCACGGGACCGATACCGCGCCGCTGGCCAATGCGCTGTCGATGCTCTACCACAATCATCTGGCACCTGAGGCGCTGCGCCCCGTCGCGCGGGAGTATCAATCGATGGATTTGATCGCAGTAGATGATTTGGACCGCCGACAGGCGATGCTGGAGACCCCAGCCCTGATCAAAGCCTATCTGCGCCTGGGGGGCTGCGTCGGAGATGGTGCGTTTGTTGATCATGCGTTCAACACAACGGATGTCTGCCTCGTGCTTGACACCGCGCGGATGAATGCGCGGCAAAAACGGATCTACGGCGCAGGGCGGAGCACCACATGAGCACTTGGGAGGGCGGTGACGCCGCAGCTCCGATAGAGATCAGCGCCACGGGCTGGATGCGGGTTGCCCTTCGCGGATTACTGCTGGGAGTGTTGGTTTTTGGCGGGTTGCTGATCCTGCTGTTGGCTCGTCTGGTTGAACGTCCGCTCTGCGGCTTGAATCGGCCGGTCACCCCCTTCATCACGCAATGGGTTTGCCGCAATGCATTCCGCGTCCTTGGTATGAGGTTTCGCACCAAGGGTGCCTTGATGACAAACCGCGGTGCGGTGGTGGCGAACCACACCTCGTGGCTGGATATTTTTGCCCTTAATGCGCGCAAACGGATCTATTTCGTCTCCAAGGCAGAGGTCGCTGGCTGGCCTGGTATCGGCTGGCTGGCGCGCGCAACCGGCACCGTTTTTATCAAGCGGGATGCAAGGGAGGCGCAAAAACAGACGGCCTTGTTTCAAAAACGTCTGCTTCTGGGGCATAAGCTGTTGTTCTTCCCGGAGGGGACATCGACGGACGGTTTGCGGGTCTTGCCGTTCAAAACCACGCTTTTTGCGGCGTTTTTCCACCCAGAACTGCGCGATCATATTTCGATCCAACCGGTGTCCGTCGTGTTTCTTCCGCCCGAAGGTGAAGAGCCACGTTTCTACGGTTGGTGGGGAGATATGGACTTTGGCCCGCATCTGTTGAAAACCCTTGCGGCGCGGCGTCAGGGCGAGGTTGTACTGCACTATCATGATCCGCTTCGGGTGTCCGACTATTCCGATCGCAAAGCATTGGCCGCCGCCTGCGAGGCGCGGGTCAGGGCGGGACATACTATGCTGCGGTCAGGTGGCGTGCTCGCAAACGGACAGGATGTCTCTGCGACCTAAGCGGCGCAGGGGAGAGCGGTCAGACTTTTGCTCTTGCGCATTCCACAGGGCTGGCATATACGCGCGCCATTCAATCCGCAGGTGGGGATTGGCCTGACCGGGGGAGACATCCCCGGCAGACCGCCGGTTGGAGCATCCGCTCTGAGACCCCCGCCGAGGCACGAAACCGGAAAAGGAAAATATACATGGCTCTTCCCGAGTTCTCCATGCGTCAGCTGCTTGAGGCAGGCGTACACTTTGGTCACCAAACCCAGCGCTGGAACCCGCGTATGTCGCCGTTCATCTACGGCTCGCGCAATGGCATCCACATTCTGGACCTGACCCAGACCGTTCCCATGCTCGACGCAGCTCTGAATGCTGTGCGTGACACCGTCGCAAAAGGCGGCCGCGTGCTGTTCGTCGGCACCAAGCGTCAGGCGGCTCAGCCGATCGCAGATGCTGCTGAGAAATCCGCTCAGTACTTCATGAACCACCGCTGGCTCGGCGGCACGCTGACCAACTGGAAAACCGTTTCCCAGTCGATCAACCGTCTGAAGGAAATCGACGAGAAAATGGCGTCCGGCGCCGAAGGCCTGACCAAGAAAGAGCGTCTGGGCATGGAGCGTGACCAGCTGAAACTGGAAGCGTCCCTCGGCGGTATCCGCGAGATGGGCGGCGTTCCTGATCTGCTGTTCGTCATCGACGTGAAAAAAGAAGCTCTGGCCATCGCCGAAGCCAACAAACTGGGCATCCCGGTTGTGGCCATCGTCGACACCAACTGCTCGCCCGATGGCGTCGATTACATCATCCCCGGCAACGACGACGCAGCCCGCGCAATTGCGCTCTACTGCGATCTGGTTGCGCGCGCAGCTCTGGACGGCATGTCCGCTCAGCTGGGTGCGGCAGGCGTTGATCTTGGCGCACTGGAAGACGCACCGGTTGAAGAAGCCGTTGCCGAAGAAGCTGCTGCCGAAGCCTGATCCGTCCCGTCACGGAACTGACATGAGGGGCAGGGTATCACCTGCCCCAAATCCGTTTTTGAATTGAGGAGAGCCTAAGATGGCAATTACTGCATCCATGGTTAAGGAACTGCGCGACAGCACCGGCGCAGGCATGATGGACGCCAAGAAGGCGTTGACCGAAACCAATGGCGACATGGAAGCCGCCGTTGACTGGCTGCGCACCAAGGGTCTGGCCAAAGCGGCCAAGAAATCCGGCCGTACCGCTGCCGAAGGCCTGGTCGCCGTGGTCGTTGAAGGCAACAAAGGTGTTGCTGTCGAAGTGAACTCGGAAACCGACTTTGTTGGCAAAAACGCTGAATTCCAGGAAATGGTCTCCGGCATCGCCAAGACAGCTCTGAACGTTGCTGACGTTGACGCGCTGCTGGCGGCTGACATGGGCGGCAAGACCGTTGCTGACACGCTGACCGACAAAATCGCCACCATTGGCGAGAACATGAACGTCCGCCGGATGGCGTCGCTCGAAGGTGACACCGTTGTGTCCTACGTGCACAACGCTGCGACTGCTGGCATGGGCAAGATCGGTGTTCTGGTTGCCATGAACGGTGGTGACGAAGCAATTGGCAAACAGGTAGCGATGCACATCGCCGCTGTGAACCCTGCCGCGCTGAGCGAAGCTGAGCTGGACGCCTCGGTTGTTGAGAAAGAAAAGCAGGTCCAGATGGACATCGCCCGCGAATCCGGCAAGCCGGAGCAGGTGATCGAGAAGATGATCGTCGGCCGGATGAAGAAATTCGTCGCCGAAGCAACCCTGCTGAACCAGCAGTTTGTTGTGAACCCTGACCTGACCGTTGAAGAAGCGGCCAAGGAAGCAGGCGCGACCATCACTGGTTTTGTTCGTCTGGAAGTGGGCGAAGGCATCGAAGTCGAAAAAGAAGACTTCGCTGCTGAGGTTGCCAAGGCCGCACAGGGCTAATCCTGTCCGAGCTTTGCTCTTGTGAATAATGGAAGGGCCAATGAAGCTGTTGCTTCATTGGCCTTTTCTTTTGGCGAAGCGCAGCTGCTTCGTTGGTTTGGGGCAACCTGAAAAGACTGCGCAGGCCAATAAATCAACCTGTACCGTTCTGATAGATATCTTGGATATAAAAGAGTTGAGGGGCGCTG is a window encoding:
- a CDS encoding GNAT family N-acetyltransferase — protein: MSLDHKRAEQPVIDAGRFVLRPLRKSDEGLIAHYVSDERVARMTTAIPHPLPPGAIEAFVARALDEDRDEDVWAIDGTADGGEELKGVISLKRLDRDQSEVGYWIAPVFWNNGLASDALRALVETNPQGCNALFASAFQDNPASARVLTHCGFEYLGDAETFSVARDATVPTWTYSRKL
- the obgE gene encoding GTPase ObgE — encoded protein: MKFLDLAKVYIRSGAGGNGCVSFRREKFMEYGGPDGGDGGRGGSVWVEVTEGLNTLIDFRYQQHFFAKNGQSGMGRQRTGKDGDDIVLRVPVGTEIMDEDQETVLADLTEVGERFLLAKGGNGGFGNLHFKSATNQAPRRANSGQDGIERTIWLRLKLIADVGLLGLPNAGKSTFLSATSNARPKIADYPFTTLHPNLGVVGIDGVEFVVADIPGLIAGAHEGRGIGDRFLGHVERCAVLLHLVDGTSDTIAEDYQTIINELEAYGGELAEKPRITALNKIDSLDDEERAEAKAALEAAVGGPVFMMSGVSREGLNEVLRSMRTQIDEDRLRQKPQEEQDTWQP
- the proB gene encoding glutamate 5-kinase; the encoded protein is MATLTNAQRIVVKIGSALLVDRTSGALRADWLRALAADVAWLKSMGKDVILVSSGSIALGRRVLGLAAQELPLEQSQAAAAVGQIRLAGAYEEALAPHEITTAQVLVTLEDSADRRRYLNSRATLETLIGLGVVPIVNENDTIATDEIRYGDNDRLAAQVAVTVGADALILLSDVDGFYTANPALDPTARRYDIIDQITPEIEAMAGDGVSGLSKGGMITKLLAAKMATAAGCAMAITEGSPDNPLKLLENGAASTWFAAQDDPQVARKRWIAAMKTRGVVSVDEGAARALGSGKSLLPAGIRHIEGDFGRGEPLAILGPDGRKLGQGLSRYTAEEASAIKGCQSIEIEAILGYAGRAAVIHRDDMAL
- a CDS encoding glutamate-5-semialdehyde dehydrogenase encodes the protein MNETQDIAALMADIGKRAKQAAAKLATATAERKTAALNAAADAVWDTRSEILSANAKDLDFGRSKGLSPAMMDRLSLDEDRISGIVAGLRAVAAQPDPVGEVLAEWSQPSGLDIQRVRTPLGVIGVIYESRPNVTADAGALCLKSGNAVILRGGSESFHSSQAIHGCLAAGLRAANLPEDAVQLVPTRDRAAVQELLTMTDTVDVIVPRGGKGLVGLVQREARVPVFAHLEGIVHIYLDKDADPQKALEIVLNAKTRRTGICGAAECLLIHRDIAETIGRDVLTALATAGVEIRAEAGLPGPDGMTAATSADWGCEYLDAIIAAKQVEDIDTAIAHIRAHHSQHTDCIITENDGAVAQFFAELDSAILMHNASTQFADGGEFGMGAEIGIATGKMHARGPVGAAQLTSFKYLVRGHGAVRN
- a CDS encoding histidine phosphotransferase family protein, translating into MSVDNANLAALIGSRICHDLISPIGAINNGLELLGMSGDMSGPELELISDSVANANARIRFFRIAFGAASDQQISRAEVVSVLEDIGKGGRLKYQWAPQEASSRTEVRLAFLAALCLETGLPYGGTVKILCADGKWTVIGEGSKLNIDDDLWARVSGGTSSATVTPALVQFAMLPEAAKDLGRTVRVEQTLERVTVHF
- a CDS encoding DUF3553 domain-containing protein, with the translated sequence MNDLNAILAPGMFVTHPDHPEWGTGQVQSNAAGKITVNFPDQGKVVFNGAQVALIPVFDPS
- a CDS encoding GNAT family N-acetyltransferase translates to MGGSSPAFQVKLAQTSADLRAAQALRYDVFVSELGGGGAMVDHDAGLERDHFDAFCDHLLLWDLERNAVVGVYRLLRSDQALRAGQFYSEGEYDLSKLTASGRKLLELGRSCLHPDYRGGTAMFHLWSALADYVAEHEVEILFGVASFHGTDTAPLANALSMLYHNHLAPEALRPVAREYQSMDLIAVDDLDRRQAMLETPALIKAYLRLGGCVGDGAFVDHAFNTTDVCLVLDTARMNARQKRIYGAGRSTT
- a CDS encoding lysophospholipid acyltransferase family protein, translating into MSTWEGGDAAAPIEISATGWMRVALRGLLLGVLVFGGLLILLLARLVERPLCGLNRPVTPFITQWVCRNAFRVLGMRFRTKGALMTNRGAVVANHTSWLDIFALNARKRIYFVSKAEVAGWPGIGWLARATGTVFIKRDAREAQKQTALFQKRLLLGHKLLFFPEGTSTDGLRVLPFKTTLFAAFFHPELRDHISIQPVSVVFLPPEGEEPRFYGWWGDMDFGPHLLKTLAARRQGEVVLHYHDPLRVSDYSDRKALAAACEARVRAGHTMLRSGGVLANGQDVSAT
- the rpsB gene encoding 30S ribosomal protein S2; amino-acid sequence: MALPEFSMRQLLEAGVHFGHQTQRWNPRMSPFIYGSRNGIHILDLTQTVPMLDAALNAVRDTVAKGGRVLFVGTKRQAAQPIADAAEKSAQYFMNHRWLGGTLTNWKTVSQSINRLKEIDEKMASGAEGLTKKERLGMERDQLKLEASLGGIREMGGVPDLLFVIDVKKEALAIAEANKLGIPVVAIVDTNCSPDGVDYIIPGNDDAARAIALYCDLVARAALDGMSAQLGAAGVDLGALEDAPVEEAVAEEAAAEA
- the tsf gene encoding translation elongation factor Ts, translating into MAITASMVKELRDSTGAGMMDAKKALTETNGDMEAAVDWLRTKGLAKAAKKSGRTAAEGLVAVVVEGNKGVAVEVNSETDFVGKNAEFQEMVSGIAKTALNVADVDALLAADMGGKTVADTLTDKIATIGENMNVRRMASLEGDTVVSYVHNAATAGMGKIGVLVAMNGGDEAIGKQVAMHIAAVNPAALSEAELDASVVEKEKQVQMDIARESGKPEQVIEKMIVGRMKKFVAEATLLNQQFVVNPDLTVEEAAKEAGATITGFVRLEVGEGIEVEKEDFAAEVAKAAQG